CTTGACGGATTTCAACGGCACGACAATTGACAACATGCAGTACAATTTGGAATTGAATAGTTTCTCTAAACAGCGAAGCGATGCCGACTGGATTGAATCCCGTCACATGAATTGGCAGGACCCCACTACCTGGCCAGACGAGAGGATCGACTGCTTGATTGGGTCGGATTTGATCTACCAAAGAGAAATGGTCCCGCTACTGGCCCAAACCATTCGAGGGTTGTTGACCAAACCCAATGGTGTCTTTTGGTACGTTGCCCCCAATACGGGACGCCAGGGACAAGATGAATTCCTGGCCAACATGGAACAAGATTTTCACATACAAACCGAAAAGGCTTCGGAAGAGCTACTGGCCAATCCCCTCGCATCGCAAGATGAAGACTTGCTCTTCCTGCACTTTAACGAATTCCGGTCGCTCACGTTCCTATTGCACAAGTTTACGTGGAAACAAGGTTAACTAGTCGCGTCGCGCTATGTTTAATTGACATTGATGTTGGAATTCTCTGCGTCGACAGATGGTTGCGGCAAGTCGTCTACGGGCAAATCTCGATCCAAGCGTTGCGCTCGGACCTGTTGCAAGTGTTTCTCCAAAAAGTTGTTATACGATTGACACATCACCGTCGCTTCGGCTCGTATCGCGGCCCTGAGATTCTGCTGTTGTTCCGGTTTGCGAAAAAGTTTGATCACGTTGGCAAGTTTGGCCACGGCCGCGTCGGGATCCAAGGGTGGTGGGTTAAGATCCGTGAGCGGAGCAATCTTGATACCGGCTGGCAGTTTGCGCGGTGGATAAACAAAGGTCGGGCCAAAGTTGGCGTGAACTGTTCCACCCATGTAACTAGATACGGCCGGGTAATAGGTGCCGGATTCAATACCGGAGAATGCTTCCCCACCCGTGCGTTTGCCTTTGCGTAGAACGATCGGCCCGAGACCGGAcccatttttgaaaaatcGTATGTGATTGTATTTGGGCTCGCCCTGATCCAAGCCAATCGCACATCCCACCACATCGCCGACGGTGAACCCTTCCCCGTCGTTCCAGCTGTCGTCCCGTTGCGACTGGTGTAGAATGGATCCATTGATGTCACGAATCGCGTAGCTCCACTTGTCGTACCCCACGGGCGCTTGTAAATCCCCAGTGCGCATGCTCCAGCCTAACCGCACGTGGCCTCCAAACGAGGGAGGCCCCTGAGTGTCACTCCCATCGTCATCCTCTTCATTCATTGCTTCGTGCGTACGTTTTTTCGCGGTACCGCCAGAACCATCCTGATAACCGTGCTGTTCTTCCCAGGCGAGTGCGCGGTCGAGTTGTTTCTGTAAACCAGCTCCCAGCCTCGCATTGGGCGGTAAGGACTGCCAAATTTCGTGAGCAGATGGTCCCGGGAGAATCCAACACTCGTAGTAAAAACACGTTAAGAAGGATGGCGTAGCAGCCGTGTTGGGGTTATGGGTGGACACGGCGGAGGAGGGCGACACGCCCACGTTGGCTCTAGACATCCGGTAGCCCCGATTCGATTTGAGCTGCAAGCGATGAGCTGGATCGAGTATTTTCAGTTGCGGAGCCGTATCAATTTTGGACCAGTGTATCCAGGGTGGGACATCCTGGATGGCCTTGGAAGCTGCTGTTTGCACTAGTTCTGTCGCAGGCGCAACCGAGGTGGCGGCTTGACTACCTTTCGAGTGGGTCGCCGTTGCAAGTGTAGCAGTCCCGGCAGCAGCACTCCCAAAAGAAGCCACCGTACTACTAGCACTGGAGGAAGGAGTGAGCACGAGTGCAGCGGACGACGTCCCCAGCAAGGTCGCCACACCGTGAAAGCCCATGTCGGTAAGAATGGGCACAGCTTGTTGCACTGCCGCCATTGTCGCGGTGTCAAAGACAGGCGACAGGGAACGTCCACCTCGACCTCCTTTCTTCGACGTCTGCCGTGTTGTGGTGGTAGCGCCATTGGAAGGGGCCGTTGGGGACGCGGATGTGGACCGAGAGGCGGGTTCCGACGATGGCTGATCGAGCAGTTCCGCAGACTCCGGTACTTCGGCTCCGGATGCTACCGTTCCTTGCGCATCTGCAGCGGAGGGTGCGGAAGCACCTTCCTCGACCTCCGCAATCGGTGCTTCCATAATGTTATTGGTCGTGGATTTCACCTTTCGATAGATGCGTTCGTTGGACAGAATGCACGAGGATCCAAAGCCGTCAAACAGCAACGAtgttctcacagtcaaccacaAAACTATTACAGAGACGTCGTCCCGGATCGTTCCAGAGACCAATCTCGGCTTTCTCGCGAGGGATTGCAATGCAGGCGAAAATAAAGTTCCCGTCCACTAGACCTGGATGTAAGGATGAAACGTCTTTCATGTACAGAGATACGAAGCTCGCGTCTGACGGTAAGTGCAAGGTCGGTTTGTCAAGCGGCGTTTGTTTTTGACCTGGCCAATTTCGAGACCGAATAATTCCGGGTTTCTGAAGGGGACAAGGACGAAGGTTGTTTCCGAAACAAGCATACATGCTCTCGCCGATCTCCCATGATATGTTTCCACTTTCAAATTTACAGATATATCATATACAGTTCCAAAAAAACGTGTACTTTTCGCATCAACTGTAACAATAACTCCTCCTACGGATTCTGCAGGGTCCATTAGCAACGCCATGGCTACTTGGTTTCCTTCCGTTCGTTGATTATACCAACGGATTTGGTAGTCGCGGACGCTCCGCTTGCGACATCGCCTTCACTTTTCATCAGGGCTTGTCGGATTGGTTTTTGCTTGGCCTGCTCAAAATTATGGGATCAGTAAAAGCCATTTCGGATATCTTGACGTCTCGGTCTCATATACTCTTCTGAAGCTTTCTTATTGAAGGAATCAAATCATTCAAGTTACTGTTCCCTTTCTTTTAATCACAAACAGTCTCCTCGCTTATCTACATCGCATTCGACTTTAAAAGGACATCCGCGGAGGAGGCAGCCTTGTTGAACGTTTGGGCATTAATGACAATAGATTCTTTCCACAAAGTTTCCGATGCTTGAGCTCCGTAGACCAATAATTGAGACAAAGTGTCGTACAGATGAAAGGGACCCATATTGTCTGTCCAGATGGGACCGGCATATATGTCCATGACGCCTGGTTTAGGCTCGCGCCACGACGATTCCGAACTCACGGGCGTGTAAAAAGCTACTCATGTACACAAAGATGACCTCCATTTAGGTGACACTGCGCAATCCTTCCCGCGAACCGTTCCTTACGGAAGGCCGACAGAAACTTGAGCAGGTCAAtctttcaatttttggtGTTGGACTGATCAATAGGGCTTTCCCCCCAATAACTTTGCATCTCATAAGCATTCACCAATGCTTCCATGGTTGCGTGGCTCGTTGTccagcgacgaagacgttcattcacagtcaataagaTTGCTCCATATATAGCAAGGACGAATCGGATGGTTCATTTCGTTCGTCTTGCCGATCTTTCCAGCTCTATTCCCTCTAGAATTGGTATTGAAAAGCGAAGTACGGGATTCGCTGGATCCCGCTCTCGTCGTTTCCTTGAAATTTTCGGTTGCTCTGGGCTATGCCTTGCAACTGTTTCCGGTGGTAATCACATTCCGGGCGGAGCTGTTCGAGCTGCACTCCGAGTGCGGGCCCTTTTCCCTCATTCCTCCCTAGCAGGATGGATACTTATCATGTGCGCCCCATTCTACTCCGTGGTGGTTTTGGTCGCGCTGGTAGGTGTTACTCAAGTTGCTGGAAATACTTTGTTGTTTGTCGGGACGGCCATGGTCGTTTGCTCTCCCTAGATCTATGTAGCTCGCGGCTCGCTCTTTGTCGGTCTTTCCACACCTGCTGTGGAAAAGCAGAGTGTGCTCACATACCGGATTGGCTCTGGAACATTTAAGCTAGGAGTGGTTGTGGTGGTAATCTGGGCTTTGACTGCGTACGTCTCCGGGATCCGTCCCGTCGGCGAAAGCAAAGGGGCTGAAGACACTGGAATTAGCCTACTGACATACGGGGAAGCTGTCAGGGTTGTTCTCGAATTGATTGGACGGTTGCTGGTGACCACAATTCTCTTCGCGGATCTAATTCttgcaatggtgttgcgaaATTGTCTAGATGAAAGAAAACGGAGAGACACTTTCGGGGAGCAGTCTGACGTTGACTTTCATGCTCTGGAGAAGGCCATCGGTCAAGAAACCAAATCTCTCCGTACGAAGGACCAGCTTACCAAGCATTCTAACAACGACAGTTTGGAGCCGACTGCTTCTGTAGACTGCGAGAGAATGGATGACAGCACTGGAAATTCAGACAATAGTACTGAGACAGAGCATGCGCCGACGGAGGTGGCTCTTCAAGATGAGGAGATCAATAGCTATCTGAAAGATCGTAATCGACGATTAGGTGGTGATGAGAACGTGTGATTCCTTTACATATGTGAAAAGTCTCCTTTGCAATGCAATCCTTTGGAAGGACCATATTTCATTTCACGTATCTGTACAAATCTTTCCGGTCTACTTTATTCAGTATTAGCTATATCACGAGTCAATGCAAGTTGTATGTACGGTACACACTGCTGTACTAAGTAGGATTAAATTGACTGCGGTTTCACGATGCTTAGAGATTTGCTCGGATGCATTTCCCATGCTCGCTACAAGCGTCATAGTCAAAGTGCAAGAGAGTCGGCCGCCACAGATTGTCTCCGCAGGCAGCCTTGGGTGTGACTTTAACAGGCGTAGAAATAGATGATTCTAGTATTCTGGTGAAGCGAATTACCTTATCTCGCTTTCGGAATAACAGTTTTGGGAACCAAGAGTGGAATACATAATGCCGTTTTAATGATAGCTATGTATCCAGTAGTTGTACCGTTGAAAGGCTTGCAGAGGAATTCCAGGGATCTCCAGCCTTTTGGTGCCACAACTTCATTGACTGGATCTTCTAGAGGCATAATTTTGTCACTTTTTACTGCCTGTTTGGCAATTCTGTTTCTTCTCTTCCCCTAAAATTTGCTATTGTTTCCATACCCAAAATATATCCGTCGctgctttcctttgccagAGCAATTATGGAAGAGATTCTATGGTTCCAGAAACATGTAAAGGAAATCTAATCTAAAATACACCACGGGAGCTCTTTTCATTGCCGACTGGAAAAGATCATCTTTTAGGGCAATCacaggccaacgattgttcAAGGCATCACAACCTTTTGTTAAATGAGAGAACAGGACAAAGTACACGTGCTTCTCGCGGGAGGGCGTATGTCAGTGGGATTCACGTACTATATATGTGCCAACAACCGACAAACCAAAAGACTTACTATTTACACAGTATAAACATACCAGAGATATAAATTCAAATAGAATCgccgtcacagtcagtatgATTAACCAACAAGAATATGTCACAAAGACACATTCTTTGGTCTTGATCGATTTGCTTCTCTCTGGTTGCAGTCGCTGCGCAGAAGGTTGAGGTGGAGCCATTCGGCAACTCTCTAGCGCTCCTCGCCAACGCACTCAGCACAACGCTGATACCAAAATCCATCGTTCGAATCTACCTTCACCTCTCTTTAGCTTGTTGtggtaactgtaagtctcCTTTGCAACATTGCCATCGAGTGAAGAGAGTGAGAAACACCTCCGTTTCCCTTTTCTGAAAGATTTAAAATTAtgaacgacaccaacaatccCAACGCCAGAGAGTTGCCAAGTCTTTCCAACGATCCGCTTGAAGCCGTTGCTACGACTACAACGACCTTAACGGGAGCTTTCACGAATGAGGAGGCGTTGCTTCCCGACGACCCATCACGGCTGCATGCAACGGCCGATACTTCCACCGTGCCACCGAATGCGACTTTGGCGCTGGATGGAGACGTTTTGGGCGACCTTCCTCTCGAGGCAATTCCGACGGCGACCCCTCCTCTACTCGGGTCACTCGCGAGCTCTGCAGACGCTTCTAGAACTGCGGAACCTACCGAGGATAACGACGCCACTTCCACAATCAACAATTCAAATGAAGCAGCCGACACAAGCCCCGCGAAAAGCCAGCTTACTAACAAGAAGCGACTCGCCAACGGAGCCTTTCGCTACACTTACAACAAGAAGTCTAGAAATGCTCGTCCGTGGAACGATATGCTTTACGAACTTTGCCTATACCGTGCGAAACACGGTGACGTAAAAGTCGACAAGGCTGCAAACGAAGAGCTTTACAACTGGTGTGTCGTCCAACGCCGCACATATCAGTACCTCAAGCATCCCAAATCGAAGCCCGACAATCTCGAAAAGAATCCGAATCGCCTTACTCCACAACGCGAAGCGATTCTATCCAGTCTCGATTTCGAATGGACCATTCTCAAtcacgacaacgaaaatCGTTGGGATAAGCGCTTTCAACAGCTCGTGGATTACAAAGCCCAACACGGGCATTGCAATGTTCCGCAATCTTGCCCACTCGGTAAATGGGTCAAAATGCAACGCGAACAAAAGGCGGAAGCCGATCTGGAGCAGACTGGGCAGCGCGTCATGCGAGGCAAACCCCGTCCTATGATTCCACCGGCCCGTGAAGCCAAGCTCACTGAGCTTGGCTTGCAATGGCGGCTTGCCAAGGTTGTTGGTTGGGAAAAGCGCTACGATCAATTGCTGGAATACAAGGCCATTCACGGACATCCTCATGTGCCTCAGTCCTATCCACCAGACAAATGTTTTGGAAGATGGGTTATGAAGCAACGATCCGAGTACAGCTTGAAGCGCAGGGGCAAGAAATCGCAACTGACAGAAGAACGTATTGCCAGTCTCGAGGAGATTGGGTTTGCCTGGGTCGCCCCGCACATACAGAAAATACGCGAAAGTCCCAATTCACCTTCCAAAAAGCGGGGCCgggaggacgacgaagagggTTCGGAAGCAATGTCACAGCAGCACATGCATGAAGGTGaagaggatgaagaagatgtgCAGCAGTCGGACGGTGCAAATCCGAACGCGAGTGCCTTTCCGCAACCTTTTTACGCCACCGCCGGTCATGCATTTCAGCACGACGGAGCCTATCAAGCGTTGTAGGTCTTTTGATAATGTGGATGAAGCGGATGGGACGGAGTTTGGACCTGCGATACTGCATGTGCAGAGGGATGGGTCGGAGACAGAAGCTGTTTTTATTGACACATTTACCAGTTCGCGAAGCAACGAATTGATCCATTCTTTAAGCGTTAGCAAATCTAGTCGAAAATAAGAATTAAAACAAACCATGAGAAAAATTTGCGACTGCTCGGTGTATATTTATGGAGTTGGTACCTCTGTTGAAAGTGTGAACGTGTGTATTTTTTAATGAGGTCCACACTCTTTCGCGCCCACGGAGTTGGTAGCTTGTAACTTTAAAAAGCGCAGACTTGGAAGCCTCGGACTCAGGAAATTTATGTGTTGGTAAATGTTGCTGTAAAGGTCTAAAGTTTAGCGTTATCTCTATTTCGATTCTTTCACTGTTGCATAATCTGCCCCCTTTCCTTGCCACTATTTGCGAGCTTGTCGCTACCCAAGAGAGCAATGTTGACTCATGTATCATGTACCACATCTTGAATAGGCGCATTTACCACCACAGCAAGCGGCATTCGTGTGGCACTTTTGACCATTTTGCTGACAGCTGCCAAACCAGGACCGATCCAAAGGGGGCATGACGATGGTATCTTTCCACAGGCCTTCCAGGGCTCGAGCCACGCGATCGCCAATGATCAACTGTGACGAGGCGTCGTAGTGATAGAACGTACCCAAATCGTCCGTCCATACAATGCTGGCAAACGCGTCGCTAGCAGCCACACTGGCTTGGGCGCGTGCCACGACGGTTCCGAACTCACGGGCGCGGAAAAAGCTACCAATCTGCACAATGACGACAGGGATTTCCTCCGGTGCGGCATAGCGCGTGCCCGCCGCGAACAATTCCGCGCGAACGTCCGCCAAAAAGGTGATTAAATCGCCTTCGTAGTTCTCGGCGTTGAGCTGGTCCATGGAATCGTTCTCTCCCTGAAACCAAACAAAGGCATCCCACGAGCATCCGCTGCCGGTTTGGCACTGGGTACTGACGGAGTCGATGTGCGCGATACGACTTTGGAGTGTACTCCACAAGTCACCTTCCGCTTTGGACCAGTTTCCGCGGATTTGTGTGCCTCCACGAGAAACCTTGGGCATGATGAAAGATAGGTCACTGCCCGACTCTTTCCCGTCGGGAAGGAATCCGAGCGTGTGGCCCAAGACTAGTTCGGGGCCGTACGGATTACCGCATCCACTGTTGGGAGACAAAGGCACCGCGGACATGAATTCTTGTACCGCGATGGGCGGAGTCACATCCGAGCAATAAACATTCCCGAGTGGGTCTGCGAGAGACGTGTACAGAGTAGGAAACCGTTGTCCCAGCTCGATCAAGAGGTCGACTTGGTGTTCGGGAACGACATCGGTACCGTTGTGGACGTATCCTAAGATTCGTGTGAGCAGGTCGACGAGTTCTCGACGAAACTCCGTTGTTATGTTGGTCTGCTGCATAGCTGGTGAGACGAGCAAGGGCAGTAGGTTGTCGAAAGTCAATCCCGGCTGGATGGTATTAGTGCGGGCGAGCACGTCTTGCTCGTACCTTTCTCCGGCCTCGTTGGGACTGCCAACCATGTTGGATTGGCCGGCGAGTAGAATCAGCGGCGTCTGGGCCTGCGTAAGAAGCACATTGCAACAGCAGACAGCACAAAGCGATAGTGCCGTTGTAGATAGATTGAACGCCAGCTTCATGGCGATCAAATTCTTGGGCAATCGCTCCAGAGAAACTGGATATGGTACGTCGAAGATTGAGAAAATCGTCCGTAATCGGTGGAGGAAGACAGAAGTCGCGGAAACATGTGTTACTCCACATTCGGGTTGGCATTTACTTATGGAAAGAGTGTGCCAATCTTCTTTTCACCTTCCAACTCATGTTTGATCATAGTTAAAGAACTGCTCATGAAGCGGTTTTCTAACGTCTAAGCAAGAAAGCGGAGTGACACGAGTCCCccatgttgttgtcggacTCGAGAACGCGTCTCTTCGTCCGAGTCTTGTATCGGATACGTATGTAGCAGTAGATAGCTAACTGTTAGTATCTATTCCGTAAATAGGTGCGGGGGCccacactcactgtcaatgggCGTGCTACCTAGTACAGTGCGTCCGCAGTCAGCCGATCATGGAATGTCACGTACGTGCGCCCTACTTCTAGAGTTAGGTTTGTCGGGTTCCCGAAAGCCATTATACGGGTATTTCCCTCTCTCAAGCACCGCAACCATGGCGAAGGATGCCGAAAGACGGCGACACTAGGAGGCCGAACAATATATGCGCTCCTGTCGCAGAGTCAGGTGCATCCCAACTTCCCTTGGTCAGAGATGAAATTCGTGCTTCCTTTACTCGTTACCCATCTGTTGGTATCAGCCGTTGCGGGGTTTGTGCCGATACGTCGGTGCGCGGGAAGTCCACAGCCGAGGACGAAGCCTCTACTGAGTAGCAGCGGCGGCGTTTACACGCGCGTTCGCTTAGGCAGCGCGGCTTTGGC
The sequence above is a segment of the Phaeodactylum tricornutum CCAP 1055/1 chromosome 10, whole genome shotgun sequence genome. Coding sequences within it:
- a CDS encoding predicted protein translates to MKLAFNLSTTALSLCAVCCCNVLLTQAQTPLILLAGQSNMVGSPNEAGERYEQDVLARTNTIQPGLTFDNLLPLLVSPAMQQTNITTEFRRELVDLLTRILGYVHNGTDVVPEHQVDLLIELGQRFPTLYTSLADPLGNVYCSDVTPPIAVQEFMSAVPLSPNSGCGNPYGPELVLGHTLGFLPDGKESGSDLSFIMPKVSRGGTQIRGNWSKAEGDLWSTLQSRIAHIDSVSTQCQTGSGCSWDAFVWFQGENDSMDQLNAENYEGDLITFLADVRAELFAAGTRYAAPEEIPVVIVQIGSFFRAREFGTVVARAQASVAASDAFASIVWTDDLGTFYHYDASSQLIIGDRVARALEGLWKDTIVMPPLDRSWFGSCQQNGQKCHTNAACCGGKCAYSRCGT
- a CDS encoding absent, small, or homeotic discs 2 (Similar to drosophila ash2 protein involved in transcriptional activation maintenance in association with the H3K4 histone-methyltransferase trithorax protein) — encoded protein: MALLMDPAESVGGVIVTVDAKSTRFFGTVYDISVNLKVETYHGRSARACMLVSETTFVLVPFRNPELFGLEIGQWTGTLFSPALQSLARKPRLVSGTIRDDVSVIVLWLTVRTSLLFDGFGSSCILSNERIYRKVKSTTNNIMEAPIAEVEEGASAPSAADAQGTVASGAEVPESAELLDQPSSEPASRSTSASPTAPSNGATTTTRQTSKKGGRGGRSLSPVFDTATMAAVQQAVPILTDMGFHGVATLLGTSSAALVLTPSSSASSTVASFGSAAAGTATLATATHSKGSQAATSVAPATELVQTAASKAIQDVPPWIHWSKIDTAPQLKILDPAHRLQLKSNRGYRMSRANVGVSPSSAVSTHNPNTAATPSFLTCFYYECWILPGPSAHEIWQSLPPNARLGAGLQKQLDRALAWEEQHGYQDGSGGTAKKRTHEAMNEEDDDGSDTQGPPSFGGHVRLGWSMRTGDLQAPVGYDKWSYAIRDINGSILHQSQRDDSWNDGEGFTVGDVVGCAIGLDQGEPKYNHIRFFKNGSGLGPIVLRKGKRTGGEAFSGIESGTYYPAVSSYMGGTVHANFGPTFVYPPRKLPAGIKIAPLTDLNPPPLDPDAAVAKLANVIKLFRKPEQQQNLRAAIRAEATVMCQSYNNFLEKHLQQVRAQRLDRDLPVDDLPQPSVDAENSNINVN
- a CDS encoding predicted protein; translated protein: MVAWLVVQRRRRSFTVNKIAPYIARTNRMVHFVRLADLSSSIPSRIGIEKRSTGFAGSRSRRFLEIFGCSGLCLATVSGGNHIPGGAVRAALRVRALFPHSSLAGWILIMCAPFYSVVVLVALIYVARGSLFVGLSTPAVEKQSVLTYRIGSGTFKLGVVVVVIWALTAYVSGIRPVGESKGAEDTGISLLTYGEAVRVVLELIGRLLVTTILFADLILAMVLRNCLDERKRRDTFGEQSDVDFHALEKAIGQETKSLRTKDQLTKHSNNDSLEPTASVDCERMDDSTGNSDNSTETEHAPTEVALQDEEINSYLKDRNRRLGGDENV
- a CDS encoding predicted protein, producing the protein LSSLDFEWTILNHDNENRWDKRFQQLVDYKAQHGHCNVPQSCPLGKWVKMQREQKAEADLEQTGQRVMRGKPRPMIPPAREAKLTELGLQWRLAKVVGWEKRYDQLLEYKAIHGHPHVPQSYPPDKCFGRWVMKQRSEYSLKRRGKKSQLTEERIASLEEIGFAW